The DNA region AGATACAGCGTTTCAGCCTGAGCATGTATCGGGATGGTTTCGCGGTGACCTTCCACCTGCCGACGGGATGTTCCACGCCGTTCGGGAACCGCTGCCAGAAACGGTATCGACCTGCACAGCACCATCTCTGCCCCCTCGTCGATGGGCACAGCGTAGAGGTCGTTGCGTTCCACAGGTTTGGCGATGGGAGGGTCTTCCTGTCGGTAATCAGCGAAGGCAATCCACGCGAAGCCACCGGGGCGAATGACAGGGTTACCGTCGATGACCTCCAGATACACCTGCCTTCCGATAAGGTCTGCGGTAACCCATTTCACCGGCGTCAGGGTATTACTGCCGGGCGTATGCGCTCGGCGGAGGATGGCGCCGTCGGGGTGCGAGCGCAAAAGCACCCAGGTGCGGTCGCCATCGTTCTGGGCGTTCCGGGTGCCGTCCCACCCTGCAATGAGGAAACGCTGTATGGGCGTGCGGATGGTGAACACAGGGGAGCGCAACGTGCCGGTGTTGCTTTCGCCAGCTTCCAGCGAGTTCACCACGTAGCCGGGTTGTACACCCTGCGGCGAGAAGAAGGGGGGATTCAGGCTGATTCGCCATGTCTGCTCGTTCTCGACCGTCCAGCCCTGCAGCGTGCCGGAGGCGAACCGCAATATCGCATCGGTATCCGATGGCACACGGGCGAACGCGCAGACGCTACCACTCGTGACAAGCGCAATCAGCAACACCACCAGCCTAATCCACATGTCTTCCCTCCGCCCTCTATCACGCCATCGGGGAGATACCAACGGTAGAGTTGCCGCCGGGGATAGCTCACAGGATGTCTTCAGTGGATTAGCCCGGACCCATCCTGTGGCACACCATCCAGTACCACCAGTACTCCGCGCTGTTGCGCCAGCTCGTGTGCGCTGCCGGTAATGCCTTTCCCTGCCACCACCGCCACGGTGCGGATGTCCCACTGGCGCAGTCGTTCGGCGCGCGCCAGCGCACGCTGCACGTCGTTGTCATCGACCGTCCACGAGATTTCCCACACCATCAGATAATCTTCGCCCGTTTCCCGATGCCTCCCGGTGGACAGCATGTCCACGAGACGCAGTTCGTCCCAGTCCTCTCGGGAGAGGGGACGCTGGTCGTCGAGGTTGTCCAGATAGATTCCGGTCTCGACAACGCGCATCCGCTTGAAAAACTTGCCCAGAATGGAGGTCGCGTGGTTCCGATAGTAGTCCTCTAGCGCCACGCCTTTCAAGATGCTCAGGTCATAATGCATTTCAGTGACCCGTTCGACAAGGGCTTCTATTCGCTCGGTCAGCTGGTCGATTCGACGGTCGCTTGCTTTCTGATATTCGGCAAGCTCCTGAAACCGCCGCTCGTTCTGCTCGGCGAGTTCACGCAGGCGTCGGTCGGTCTCCGCAGTCTGCTCCACGAGGCGCATTAGCGCTTCTTCTATCCGGTCGATGCGCGAAGGCATCTGCCGGTACTGGTCGGTCAGCAGGGCGTTGAGCAGCGGTTCTCGCCACTCGGGATGCTCCTGTAGCGCGCGGATGATGTCTTCTATGGTCTCCAGAGCCATCTGTCATCCCATCTCCTGCACCTATTATACCGTAACGGGATGGCGCGGCGCAGAGATGGTTCCTCGCCAACACGTGTTTATGGTATCATAAACCGGTATGGAAGACAAACGCCTTCGCCTGACACAGCTGGTACGTTGCGCGGGTTGAGCGAGCAAGCTGGGACCCACCCAGCTGACGCAGGTGCTGCGTCAGTTCGCTGACGTTGCCCATCCTGATTTGCTGGTGGGCATTGAAACCCGCGATGATGCAGGGGTGTTCCGCGTCCACGAAGAGATGGCGCTCGTGCAGACAGTGGACTTCTTCACCCCGATTGTAGACGACCCCTACTGGTACGGCGCGATTGCTGCGGCAAACTCCTTCAGCGATGTCTATGCGATGGGAGGTACTCCGCTAACCGCGCTGAACCTTGTCTGTTTTCCCGTCGACAGCCTGCCTGCAGAGATGTTGGGAGAAATCCTGCGTGGTGGCTACGACAAGGCACGCGAAGCAGGGGTAGTTATCTTGGGGGGGCATAGCGTGGATGACCCCGAGCCGAAATATGGCATGGCGGTGACGGGCGTAGTGCATCCTGACAAGGTGGTCACCAACTCGGGGGCAAAGCCGGGCGACCTGCTGGTGCTGACAAAACCTCTGGGCACTGGCATTATCACCACCGCCGCGAAGTTTGACGAGTGCCCTCCCGATGTGCTGGATGAAGCGATACGAGTCATGGCATCACTCAATCAGGGGGCGGCAAAGGCGATGCAAGAAGTGGGGGTTCACGCGGCGACCGATGTGACAGGCTTTGGGTTACTGGGGCATCTGTATCAGATGGCGCTGGCGAGCAGGGTGTCTGTGCGGCTCTTCTCCGACAGAGTGCCCATTCTGCCGGAGGTGGAACCTCTGGCGATGCAGGGCAACACCACCCGTGGCGGTAGCCTCAACCGGGAGTATGTAGGTGAACACCTGCAGTGGAGCGCGAATATCTCCCTGCCGATGCAACATGTGTTGTTAGACCCGCAGACATCAGGCGGGTTGATTATCGCCGTGGCTGCAGAAAGGGTGGACGAGCTGTTGCGCAGGCTGCAGGACTATCAGACCCCTTGCGCCGCTATCATCGGAGAGGTTCTGGAAGGGGAAGCGGGTACGATTCTGGTGGAGTAAACGCTTCTTGCTAAAGGAGGACAATGATGCAACAACCGCTGGTTGGCATTATCATGGGCAGCGACTCCGACTTGCCCACCATGCGCCTGGCGGCGGAGGTATTAGACGAGTTTGGCGTTCCCTACGAGATACGGGTGCTGTCGGTTCACCGCACCACGATGGACGTGATTGAGTACGCACGCACCGCCCGAGAACGGGGCTTGCGGGTGATTATCGCAGGGGCGGGAGGTTCCGCACACCTGCCAGGCATCACCGCCAGCATCACTACCCTGCCAGTTATTGGCGTGCCAGTGGAGAGTAAGTTGCAGGGCTGGGATTCGCTGCTTTCCATCGTGCAGATGCCTGCGGGAGTACCAGTGGCAACCGTCGCCATCGGCGGTGGACGCAACGCAGGCATCCTCGCCGTGCAGATACTGGCGACATTTGACGAAGCGTTGCACCAGAAGGTGGTCGCCTTCAAGGAGCAGTTAGCGGAGCAGTCCCGCGCGAAGAACCAGAACCTGCCGAACCTGTTGCGCGCAGGCAACCGTTAAGGACGTCCCGAAGGGTATGCCGAAAACACTTTTTCCAGCACCGCATCGCGCTCGTCGGGGCTGTCTGCGCGCACGGTAATGTGCCCAATCTTTCTGCCGGGGCGGGGTTGCTTGCCATACAGGTGCAGATGTGCGTTCGGGATAACAAGTACCTCACGGATAGGTGGCAGGTCGCCAATCAGGTTTACCATTGCGCTGTAGCCGCGCGCTGCCGTGCTGCCCAGCGCGAAACCGCAGATTGCGCGCAGGTGATTTTCGAACTGGCTGGTCTCTGCGCCCTCGATACTCCAGTGCCCGCTGTTGTGAACGCGCGGAGCGACCTCGTTCGCCAGCAGTGTCTCGCCCACTTGGAACATCTCCAGAGCCACTACCCCCACGTATTCCAGCGACTGGAGCAGGCGCGTGATGCATTCTACCGCAGCAGCCGATACCTGTGCCGACGTATCTGGGGCGGGCGCCAGCGACAACCGCAGGATTCCTCCACGGTGGTGATTCTGCACGAGCGGGTATACCCTCACCTCTCCGTCCAGCGCACGAACCCCGAGCACCGACACTTCGCGGTCGAACGGCACCAGCTCCTCCGCAATGAGCGGTTGTGGTGCAAACTCCTGCACCGTTTGAAGAAACTCCTCTTCGGAGCGCGCGACAGCCTGCCCCTTGCCGTCATAGCCGAAACGCCGGGTCTTCACGACACAAGGGCATCCTGTAACTTCAAGGGCGCGTTCGGGCGAATGGATGTCTATGGCTGCGAAGCGGGGGGTGGGGATGCCGATGTCGCGCAAGAAGGTTTTTTCCAGCAGTCTATCCTGAAAGAGTTGCAGGGCGCGTGGCGTGGGGTGTACGGGCAACCGTTCTGCCAGCCACTGGACAGTGGGCAGGGGAACGTTTTCGAACTCGTAGGTGATGCACTGTTTCCCTTCGGCAAAGCGGGCCAGGGTGTCCCAATCGTCATACGCACCGCTCAGCAAAGGCGCAACCTGCCCTGCACAGGCGGAAGCGTCGGGGTCGTACAGAGATACATGTATCCCCAGCGGATAGCCCGCCAGTGCGAGCATCCGTCCTAACTGCCCTCCACCCAGAACGCCAATCTGCACCTTCGCCATCAATCCCACCCTTACCTACGCAGGCGCGGTTTGCTCCAGCACTTCACTATCGAGTATGACCAAGACGCCCCGTTCCTGAGCGGCCTGGTGTGCACTGGCGGTGAGGACCTTACCCGCCACAACGGGTAGTGCATTCGCCTGCCACTGACGAAGGATTTCTGCTCTGTCTGCCGCACGCTCCACATCGTGGTCGTCTATCACCCACGATACCTCCCACACCATCAGATACTCCTTGCCCGTCAGCCGATGCACACCCTGAACCATCACGTCCGACGATACCAGCTGCTTCCACTCGTTGTCGGTGATGGGATGTTGATCCAGCATCTCCTGCAGATACTGCCCTCGATCCACCAGTCTCAGGTTTCTGAAATGTTTGCCCAGGATGGTCGTGGCGTTATCTCGGTACAGCATCTCCAGCGTCATCCCTTTCACGCTGCCAAGTTCAGAGTCAAACCGACGTATCAGGTTCCGCACCGTTTCGGTGAGTGCGCGTAAATCGGTGGTTATTTCCGCAAACCGCCGGTCAGTCTCGCGACGGGACTCTTCCATGCGTGCCGCCATCTCCGCAAACCGCTGGTCAGTTTCGCGACGCGACTCCTCCATCCGTGCCGCCATCTCCGCAAACCGTCGGTCAGTCTCGCGACGCGACTCCTCCATCCGTGCCGCCATCTCCGCCAGACGCTGGTCGGTCTTCTCGGACAACTCGCGCAACCGCTGGTCAGTCTCGCGACGGGACTCTTCCATCCGTGCCGCCATCTCCGCCAGCCGCTGGTCGGTCTTCTCGGACAACTCGCGCAACCGCTGGTCAGTCTCGCGACGGGACTCTTCCATCCGCGCCGCCATCTCCGCCAGCCGCTGGTCGGTCTTCTCGGACAACTCGCGCAACCGCTGGTCGGTCTCGCGACGGGACTCCTCCATCCGCGCCGCCATCTCCGCCAGCCGCTGGTCGGTTTTTGCGCTCTCTTCGGCAAGGCGTGCCAGTGCCTCTTCCAGTCGGTCAGCGCGGGTAGGCAGCTGCCGATACTGGTCGGTCAGCAGGGCGTTGAGCAACGGCTCTCGCCAATCGGGATGCTCTTGCAGGGCGCGGATAATGTCTTCCACACTGTGTAACATCGATGTCACCTCAGCCAGGCATATTATACCGCGAAGGCGGATTCAACGAGAAGCAGTGTTCGACGGCGTCGGGCGGAAAGCACGATAGCCCCGGCTCTCCATCATCTCTCCAATGCGGCGCATCAGTTCGCGGCTGAAGGCTTCCCGCGCCTGTCGGTCGGTTTCATAATGCTCGGCAAAAGGCTGGTAGTGCATCGGCTCGCCGAAAATCACCTGCAGGCGGTGCCAGCGCGGCAGACGGGGGTCTGCGGGCATTATCTCGCGCGTGCCGATAATCGCAGTAGGCACCACCGGCGCACCGCTCATCTTCGCCAGCAGTGCCACGCCCGTCTGCGGTTCCAGCAGATAGCCGTCCCCGCTGCGAGTGCCTTCCGGGAACATAATCAGCAGCTCGCCCATGCTCAGCACCTGTAGCGCAGTGCGCAGTGCCTGTCGGTCGGCAGTGTTCTGATGCACAGGGAAGCAACCGGCGCGACGGATGTACCAGCCCAGCACAGGGATTTTGAACAGCGGCGCTTTACCCATGTAGATGCAGAAGCGGGGCCAGGCGGCGCACCCCACTACCGGCGGGTCCATGTAGCTGGTGTGGTTGGGGGCGAGGATGGCTGCACCCGGCGGGATGTTTTCACGCCCCTCTACCTTCATCCAGAAGAGAAGGCGCAGGATGGGGCAGACCACCCACCGCGAGATTACGTAGAGGGTGGTGCTTCGTTCGTGAACCGGGCACGGCATATTCGCAGAACCTCCTCCACCACCTCG from Bacillota bacterium includes:
- the purE gene encoding 5-(carboxyamino)imidazole ribonucleotide mutase yields the protein MMQQPLVGIIMGSDSDLPTMRLAAEVLDEFGVPYEIRVLSVHRTTMDVIEYARTARERGLRVIIAGAGGSAHLPGITASITTLPVIGVPVESKLQGWDSLLSIVQMPAGVPVATVAIGGGRNAGILAVQILATFDEALHQKVVAFKEQLAEQSRAKNQNLPNLLRAGNR
- a CDS encoding 5-(carboxyamino)imidazole ribonucleotide synthase encodes the protein MQIGVLGGGQLGRMLALAGYPLGIHVSLYDPDASACAGQVAPLLSGAYDDWDTLARFAEGKQCITYEFENVPLPTVQWLAERLPVHPTPRALQLFQDRLLEKTFLRDIGIPTPRFAAIDIHSPERALEVTGCPCVVKTRRFGYDGKGQAVARSEEEFLQTVQEFAPQPLIAEELVPFDREVSVLGVRALDGEVRVYPLVQNHHRGGILRLSLAPAPDTSAQVSAAAVECITRLLQSLEYVGVVALEMFQVGETLLANEVAPRVHNSGHWSIEGAETSQFENHLRAICGFALGSTAARGYSAMVNLIGDLPPIREVLVIPNAHLHLYGKQPRPGRKIGHITVRADSPDERDAVLEKVFSAYPSGRP
- the selD gene encoding selenide, water dikinase SelD; this encodes MEDKRLRLTQLVRCAGUASKLGPTQLTQVLRQFADVAHPDLLVGIETRDDAGVFRVHEEMALVQTVDFFTPIVDDPYWYGAIAAANSFSDVYAMGGTPLTALNLVCFPVDSLPAEMLGEILRGGYDKAREAGVVILGGHSVDDPEPKYGMAVTGVVHPDKVVTNSGAKPGDLLVLTKPLGTGIITTAAKFDECPPDVLDEAIRVMASLNQGAAKAMQEVGVHAATDVTGFGLLGHLYQMALASRVSVRLFSDRVPILPEVEPLAMQGNTTRGGSLNREYVGEHLQWSANISLPMQHVLLDPQTSGGLIIAVAAERVDELLRRLQDYQTPCAAIIGEVLEGEAGTILVE
- a CDS encoding 1-acyl-sn-glycerol-3-phosphate acyltransferase, with the translated sequence MPCPVHERSTTLYVISRWVVCPILRLLFWMKVEGRENIPPGAAILAPNHTSYMDPPVVGCAAWPRFCIYMGKAPLFKIPVLGWYIRRAGCFPVHQNTADRQALRTALQVLSMGELLIMFPEGTRSGDGYLLEPQTGVALLAKMSGAPVVPTAIIGTREIMPADPRLPRWHRLQVIFGEPMHYQPFAEHYETDRQAREAFSRELMRRIGEMMESRGYRAFRPTPSNTASR